A section of the Gallus gallus isolate bGalGal1 chromosome 4, bGalGal1.mat.broiler.GRCg7b, whole genome shotgun sequence genome encodes:
- the PLP1 gene encoding myelin proteolipid protein isoform X1, whose translation MGLLECCARCLIGAPFASLVATGLCFFGVALFCGCGHEALTGTEQLIETYFSKNYQDYEYLIDVIHAFQYVIYGTASFFFLYGALLLAEGFYTTGAVRQIFGDYRTTICGKGLSATFVGITYVLTIVWLLVFACSAVPVYIYFNTWTTCQSIANPTKTTASIGTLCADARMYGVLPWNAFPGKVCGSNLLSICKTSEFQMTFHLFIAAFVGAAATLVSLLTFMIAATYNFAVLKLMGRGTKF comes from the exons ATGG GTCTGTTGGAGTGCTGTGCCCGCTGTCTCATCGGGGCACCCTTCGCCTCTCTGGTCGCCACTGGGCTCTGCTTCTTTGGGGTCGCGCTGTTCTGCGGCTGCGGGCACGAAGCCCTCACCGGCACCGAGCAGCTCATTGAGACCTACTTCTCCAAGAACTACCAGGACTACGAGTATCTCATTGATGT CATCCACGCTTTTCAGTACGTCATCTATGGCACAgcctccttcttcttcctctacggagccctgctgctggccgAAGGCTTCTACACCACCGGCGCCGTCCGGCAAATCTTCGGGGACTACCGGACCACCATCTGCGGCAAGGGCCTCAGCGCAACG TTTGTGGGCATTACCTATGTCCTGACCATCGTCTGGCTCCTGGTCTTCGCCTGCTCCGCCGTGCCCGTCTACATCTACTTTAACACTTGGACCACCTGCCAGTCCATCGCCAACCCCACCAAGACCACTGCCAGCATCGGCACGCTGTGCGCGGACGCCAGGATGTACG GTGTCCTGCCCTGGAACGCGTTTCCTGGGAAGGTGTGTGGCTCCAACCTGCTCTCCATCTGCAAGACCAGCGAG TTCCAAATGACTTTCCACCTCTTCATCGCGGCCTTTGTGGGGGCTGCCGCCACTCTGGTCTCACTG CTCACCTTCATGATCGCCGCCACTTACAACTTCGCCGTCCTCAAGCTGATGGGCCGGGGCACCAAGTTCTAG
- the PLP1 gene encoding myelin proteolipid protein has product MGLLECCARCLIGAPFASLVATGLCFFGVALFCGCGHEALTGTEQLIETYFSKNYQDYEYLIDVIHAFQYVIYGTASFFFLYGALLLAEGFYTTGAVRQIFGDYRTTICGKGLSATVTGGPKGRGARGPQRAHSLQRVCQCLGKWLGHPDKFVGITYVLTIVWLLVFACSAVPVYIYFNTWTTCQSIANPTKTTASIGTLCADARMYGVLPWNAFPGKVCGSNLLSICKTSEFQMTFHLFIAAFVGAAATLVSLLTFMIAATYNFAVLKLMGRGTKF; this is encoded by the exons ATGG GTCTGTTGGAGTGCTGTGCCCGCTGTCTCATCGGGGCACCCTTCGCCTCTCTGGTCGCCACTGGGCTCTGCTTCTTTGGGGTCGCGCTGTTCTGCGGCTGCGGGCACGAAGCCCTCACCGGCACCGAGCAGCTCATTGAGACCTACTTCTCCAAGAACTACCAGGACTACGAGTATCTCATTGATGT CATCCACGCTTTTCAGTACGTCATCTATGGCACAgcctccttcttcttcctctacggagccctgctgctggccgAAGGCTTCTACACCACCGGCGCCGTCCGGCAAATCTTCGGGGACTACCGGACCACCATCTGCGGCAAGGGCCTCAGCGCAACGGTAACTGGGGGCCCGAAAGGGAGGGGAGCGCGAGGCCCCCAGCGAGCTCACTCTTTGCAGCGGGTGTGTCAGTGTTTGGGAAAGTGGCTAGGACATCCTGACAAG TTTGTGGGCATTACCTATGTCCTGACCATCGTCTGGCTCCTGGTCTTCGCCTGCTCCGCCGTGCCCGTCTACATCTACTTTAACACTTGGACCACCTGCCAGTCCATCGCCAACCCCACCAAGACCACTGCCAGCATCGGCACGCTGTGCGCGGACGCCAGGATGTACG GTGTCCTGCCCTGGAACGCGTTTCCTGGGAAGGTGTGTGGCTCCAACCTGCTCTCCATCTGCAAGACCAGCGAG TTCCAAATGACTTTCCACCTCTTCATCGCGGCCTTTGTGGGGGCTGCCGCCACTCTGGTCTCACTG CTCACCTTCATGATCGCCGCCACTTACAACTTCGCCGTCCTCAAGCTGATGGGCCGGGGCACCAAGTTCTAG